One segment of Streptomyces sp. XD-27 DNA contains the following:
- a CDS encoding non-ribosomal peptide synthetase, translating to MIPLSFAQRRMWFLHRLEGPSATYNIPFALRLDGALDTATLAAAVTDVVTRHESLRTLVVENADGTPEQRVLPPEEVVPQFHVVDVAAEAVDEAMREAVGASFDLETELPLRTTIFRVSPQEHVLTFVFHHIAADGASMGPFLRDLVSAYTARHGGSAPQWEPLPVQYKDYTLWQRELLGEDGDRESVAAPQLAYWQRELAEVPQPVQLPLDRPRPTVAGYSGGHVDFLLEPDLVAGLGKLGADRGATVPMVAQAALAVLLNKLGAGEDVTIGSPIEGRTDEALADLIGFFVNTWVLRADMSKNPSFGGLVEQVRDKALAAYDNQDVPFERLVELLNLERSTSYQPLFQVMLAWQFVWPEIEMPDLEVSLVPVGTDTAKFDLFFNIVPEASGRAYGRLEYSTELFDHTTAVDIVNRLVRILDQAAADPGVRLADIGVLAEEERDWLVRRVNDTAQPVAADTLPGAFEAQVERDPDLVALIGEQERLTYGEFNRRANRLAHWLVEQGAGPEQLVAVRIPRSVDLMVAIYAVVKAGAAYVPIDTELPEDRVEHVLAGAKPLLVLDEELPDVSGYPEANPERVLSPDNAAYVIFTSGSTGGPKGVQVSHRSIMNRLQWGLSHFDVGTEDRVLLSTSASFDVSVPELFAPLQVGAAVVIARPDGRRDPSYLAELIQRERVTGADFVPSLLEVFITEPTAARCTSLRWIEVAGEAFPAALANKVVDVLPGCGVHNLYGPTEAAVEVTAWQHVPGADRVPIGAPVWNTQVYVLDAALRPVAPGVAGELYLAGTGLARGYLGQLGLTANRFVACPFGEPGTRMYRTGDVVRWNRDGQVEYIGRSDFQVKIRGFRIELGEIENVLAAHPGVAQATVVVREERKGDKRLVGYIVPEPGAAVADVDDQTDEWREVYDDSYRASEDQAWGEDFQMWTSSYDGEPIPREQMQQWRDAAVAQVLRYAPRRVLDIGVGSGLLLAKIVGEVEEYWGTDISAPVVDRVRAQAEQAGYGDRVRLSARAADDLSGLPSGRFDVVVLNSVVQYFPSAEYLDKVLCEAMELVAPGGRLIVGDVRNATTLRVLLTAVQRAAHPHASYDELRTLVEKELLAERELVIAPEWFTEWARDHAAGADIRLKAGQAHNELTRHRYEVVLHKAAADVLDVSDVPSVPWGGQLSALSDLGGLEERVGHGPVRVSGMPNARLIEEATVATAAGLLDPAPLPGQPVDPQELLRWARENGRHAVLTWSGEDARCFDAVLLPERRTGQRDVTGAFLPGAVGRRMRANAPALAKSIGPLLAELPEYLRGRLPDYMVPAAVVPLSEIPLTASGKLNRRMLPPPDYAQASTGRAPRNQSEETLSALFAEVLGLERVGIDDDFFATGGDSIRSIQVVARARSRGLTVSTREIFEHRTVARLAEVVEGREGALPTLAELPGGGVGWAPLPPMAAHVLALGGGIDRFSMSVMLSLPDDIDRAGLVATLQTVLDQHDVLRSRLDRDEPGLWIESPGGTDADALLREVTDRDADAHAELDAAAGRLDPDAGVMAQFVWFTSDTGGGKLLIVLHHLVVDGVSWRILGPALLSAWQQVRDGRTPQPAAGTSLRRWAHALAEEAARPEREAELPLWQEILRGTEPVLGARALDRTRDVAATVDTVRVRVPADVTETLLTTLPAVFRGRPDDGLLAGLALALAQWRRTRGVPESSTLVRMEGHGREEHVVPGADLSRTVGWFTSLYPVRLDLAGIDVADAVAGGPAAGRAIKAVKEQVRAVPDNGIGYGLLRHLNPHTAAALATEPEPQIGFNYLGRTSGADIPEDLSGLGWAPDTSHQDLIAAPDADMPVLSALEINAVAADTGDGDELTAYLAFPTGVLTRDEVTELADLWVKALTALAQHATAPEAGGLTPTDAPLVDVSQVEIDTWESRFGKLTEIWPTTPTQSGILFHTMLAGASFDPYHIQLVFQLSGKVDPERMRQAGQALLGRYPNLRAAFVDRADGDFVQAVPAAGVTLPWRYLDLTDVGAAERTETFERFLTEDRAAHFDVDTPPLLRLALAVLEPGQAELVLTVHHTLSDGWSTPLLMRDLLLLYASHGDPAGLPATRSFGEFLAWRARQDQDEAARAWAAELDGVDEPTLLAPGSEGGDGLDQIEFALPDDVSDELGRRASELGVTVNTLVQSAWALLLGQLTGRQDLVFGATVSGRPPAVPDVETMVGMFINTLPVRVQYAPGDTLAEVVTRLQHRQAGLMEHHHHSLTQIQQSVGLPTLFDTLVVFESYPVDREGISAATEAADGIAFTGLRPTNGTHYPLALMAAADTHLEFLLQYTPGLFDRDTVQAYAARFVRILEQLAAAPELKVAQLNVLEPAERDRLLIELNDTAAPTPDVTITGLVEAQAARTPDEVAVVADGASLTYREVTARADRLARELAGRGVGPESVVAVSLPRSADLVVALLAVLKAGGAYLPVDPRYPSHRLAAIFDEARPHLVLTHSATVAVLPGHNAPDVLLDTLDLSADTTGIELQLHAEQLAYVMYTSGSTGKPKGVAITHAGVVNGVLRLASRVGLEPGKRLLAGTSINFDVSAFEIFTTLATGGVVEVVPDVLVLGEKKGWSGSVISTVPSAFAELVDDIADRTSVETVVFAGEALPSSLVDKTRNAFPGVRIVNAYGQSESFYATTFTVDGDTRIPTGNAPIGTPLGNMRTYILGPGLTPVPPGAVGELYVGGMVGRGYHGRAALTAERFVADPFGPTGARMYRTGDLARWNDEGQLEYVGRGDAQVKVRGFRIEPAEVEAALTAHPGLAQAAVIARDGRGSSKRLVAYVVPAATGDGTTDAASGPETKELHAFVAERLPDFMVPSAFVVLDRLPLAPNGKLDRAALPEPEYTTTAYRAPRTAREETLAGLFAEVLGADRVGIDDSFFELGGHSLLATRLISRARAEMEIEIPIRKIFDLPTVAALAAWTEESAAPRRPALRKMFTEE from the coding sequence ATGATCCCGTTGTCCTTCGCACAGCGTCGGATGTGGTTCCTCCACCGTCTGGAAGGTCCATCCGCGACCTACAACATCCCGTTCGCGCTGCGTCTGGATGGCGCGCTGGACACGGCGACCCTGGCCGCGGCGGTCACGGACGTCGTCACCCGGCACGAGAGCCTGCGCACCCTGGTCGTCGAGAACGCCGACGGCACGCCGGAACAGCGGGTCCTGCCCCCGGAGGAGGTGGTCCCGCAGTTCCACGTGGTCGACGTGGCCGCGGAAGCGGTCGACGAGGCGATGCGCGAGGCCGTGGGCGCGAGCTTCGACCTGGAGACGGAACTCCCCCTGCGCACCACCATCTTCCGCGTCTCCCCACAGGAGCACGTCCTGACGTTCGTGTTCCACCACATCGCCGCGGACGGGGCGTCGATGGGCCCGTTCCTCCGGGACCTGGTGTCGGCGTACACGGCCCGTCACGGCGGGAGCGCACCGCAGTGGGAGCCGCTGCCGGTGCAGTACAAGGACTACACGCTGTGGCAGCGGGAACTGCTGGGTGAGGACGGCGATCGGGAGAGCGTCGCCGCGCCGCAGCTCGCCTACTGGCAGCGCGAGTTGGCCGAGGTGCCGCAGCCGGTGCAGTTGCCGCTGGACCGGCCGCGGCCGACGGTGGCCGGCTACAGCGGCGGCCACGTCGACTTCCTGCTGGAGCCCGATCTGGTCGCCGGGCTCGGGAAGCTGGGCGCCGACCGCGGCGCCACAGTCCCGATGGTGGCCCAGGCCGCGCTGGCGGTGCTGCTGAACAAGCTCGGCGCCGGCGAGGACGTGACGATCGGCAGCCCGATCGAGGGCCGCACCGACGAGGCCCTGGCCGACCTGATCGGGTTCTTCGTCAACACCTGGGTGCTGCGCGCCGACATGTCGAAGAACCCCTCGTTCGGCGGTCTGGTGGAGCAGGTCAGGGACAAGGCGCTCGCCGCGTACGACAACCAGGACGTGCCGTTCGAGCGGCTGGTGGAACTGCTCAACCTGGAGCGGTCCACGTCGTACCAGCCGCTGTTCCAGGTGATGCTGGCCTGGCAGTTCGTGTGGCCGGAGATCGAGATGCCGGACCTAGAGGTCTCCCTCGTCCCCGTGGGCACCGACACCGCGAAGTTCGACCTGTTCTTCAACATCGTTCCGGAGGCCTCAGGACGCGCCTACGGGCGGCTCGAGTACTCGACGGAACTGTTCGACCACACCACGGCCGTCGACATCGTCAACCGGCTCGTGCGCATCCTGGACCAGGCGGCCGCCGACCCGGGTGTGCGTCTCGCGGACATCGGCGTGTTGGCGGAGGAGGAGCGGGACTGGTTGGTGCGCCGGGTCAATGACACGGCGCAGCCGGTGGCGGCGGATACGCTGCCGGGTGCGTTCGAGGCGCAGGTGGAGCGTGATCCTGACCTGGTCGCCTTGATCGGTGAGCAGGAGAGGTTGACGTACGGGGAGTTCAACCGGCGTGCCAACCGGTTGGCGCATTGGCTGGTCGAGCAGGGTGCGGGTCCCGAGCAGCTGGTCGCGGTGCGTATCCCGCGGTCTGTCGATCTGATGGTGGCGATCTACGCGGTCGTCAAGGCGGGCGCGGCGTACGTGCCGATCGACACCGAACTGCCCGAGGACCGGGTGGAGCATGTGCTGGCGGGTGCGAAGCCGCTGCTGGTGCTCGATGAGGAGCTTCCGGACGTGTCCGGGTATCCGGAGGCGAACCCGGAGCGGGTGCTCTCGCCGGACAACGCGGCGTATGTCATCTTCACCTCGGGGTCCACTGGTGGTCCCAAGGGTGTGCAGGTGTCGCACCGGTCGATCATGAACCGGTTGCAGTGGGGCCTGTCGCACTTCGATGTCGGCACCGAGGACCGGGTGCTGCTGAGCACGTCGGCGAGTTTCGATGTGTCGGTGCCGGAGTTGTTCGCGCCATTGCAGGTGGGTGCGGCTGTGGTGATCGCGCGTCCGGACGGGCGGCGGGATCCGTCGTATCTGGCCGAGTTGATCCAGCGGGAGCGGGTGACCGGCGCGGACTTCGTACCGTCCTTGCTTGAGGTGTTCATCACCGAGCCGACAGCGGCTCGGTGCACCAGCCTGCGCTGGATCGAGGTCGCGGGTGAGGCGTTCCCGGCCGCGCTGGCGAACAAGGTCGTCGATGTGCTGCCGGGCTGCGGGGTGCACAACCTCTACGGGCCGACTGAGGCGGCGGTGGAGGTCACGGCGTGGCAGCACGTGCCGGGTGCGGACCGGGTGCCGATCGGCGCGCCGGTGTGGAACACCCAGGTGTACGTGCTCGACGCGGCGCTGCGCCCGGTCGCCCCGGGAGTGGCGGGCGAGCTGTATCTGGCCGGTACCGGCCTGGCCCGGGGTTACCTCGGGCAGCTCGGCCTGACCGCGAACCGGTTCGTCGCCTGTCCGTTCGGTGAGCCCGGTACGCGGATGTACCGCACCGGCGATGTCGTGCGGTGGAACCGGGACGGCCAGGTCGAGTACATCGGGCGATCCGACTTCCAGGTGAAGATCCGCGGCTTCCGCATCGAGCTGGGCGAGATCGAGAACGTGCTGGCCGCGCATCCCGGCGTGGCACAGGCGACCGTCGTGGTGCGGGAGGAACGCAAGGGCGACAAGCGCCTTGTGGGCTATATCGTGCCCGAGCCGGGTGCCGCGGTGGCGGACGTCGATGACCAGACCGACGAGTGGCGCGAGGTCTACGACGACAGCTACCGGGCCTCCGAGGACCAGGCGTGGGGCGAGGACTTCCAGATGTGGACCTCGTCGTACGACGGCGAGCCGATCCCGCGTGAGCAGATGCAGCAGTGGCGGGACGCGGCCGTGGCCCAGGTGCTGCGGTACGCGCCACGGCGAGTGCTGGACATCGGTGTGGGCTCCGGTCTGCTCCTCGCGAAGATCGTCGGTGAGGTCGAGGAGTACTGGGGCACCGATATCTCGGCCCCGGTGGTGGACCGGGTCCGGGCCCAGGCCGAGCAGGCCGGCTACGGCGACCGGGTCCGGCTGAGCGCCCGAGCAGCAGACGACCTGTCCGGGCTGCCGAGTGGCCGGTTCGACGTCGTGGTGCTCAACTCGGTGGTGCAGTACTTCCCCAGCGCCGAGTACCTGGACAAGGTCCTGTGCGAGGCCATGGAACTGGTCGCGCCCGGTGGCCGGCTCATCGTCGGTGACGTCCGCAACGCCACGACCCTGCGGGTTCTGCTCACCGCGGTACAGCGCGCGGCGCATCCCCACGCCTCGTACGACGAGCTGCGGACGTTGGTGGAGAAGGAACTGCTCGCCGAGCGGGAGCTGGTCATCGCCCCGGAGTGGTTCACCGAGTGGGCGCGCGATCACGCCGCCGGCGCGGACATCCGGTTGAAGGCGGGTCAGGCGCACAACGAACTGACCCGGCACCGCTACGAGGTCGTCCTGCACAAGGCGGCTGCCGACGTGCTCGACGTGTCCGACGTGCCGTCGGTGCCGTGGGGCGGGCAGTTGTCCGCCCTGTCCGACCTGGGCGGTCTTGAGGAGCGGGTGGGGCACGGCCCCGTGCGGGTGAGCGGCATGCCCAACGCGCGGCTGATCGAGGAGGCCACGGTGGCGACCGCGGCGGGTCTTCTCGACCCGGCGCCCCTGCCCGGTCAACCGGTCGACCCGCAGGAACTGCTCCGGTGGGCACGTGAGAACGGCCGGCACGCGGTCCTCACCTGGTCGGGCGAGGACGCGCGCTGCTTCGACGCGGTGCTGCTGCCCGAGCGGCGGACCGGACAGCGCGACGTCACGGGCGCGTTCCTTCCCGGCGCCGTCGGCCGGCGGATGCGGGCGAACGCCCCCGCGCTCGCCAAGTCGATCGGCCCGCTGCTCGCCGAGCTGCCCGAGTACCTGCGCGGGCGCCTTCCGGACTACATGGTGCCCGCCGCGGTCGTGCCGCTGTCGGAGATCCCGCTGACCGCGAGCGGGAAGCTGAACCGACGGATGCTGCCGCCGCCGGACTACGCGCAGGCCTCGACCGGCCGGGCACCGCGCAACCAGAGCGAGGAGACCCTCAGCGCGCTGTTCGCCGAAGTGCTCGGCCTGGAGCGGGTCGGCATCGACGACGACTTCTTCGCCACCGGTGGAGACAGCATCCGCTCCATCCAGGTCGTCGCCCGCGCCAGGTCGCGCGGCCTGACCGTCAGCACACGGGAGATCTTCGAGCACCGCACGGTCGCTCGGCTCGCGGAAGTCGTCGAAGGACGCGAAGGCGCGCTCCCGACCCTGGCCGAGCTGCCCGGTGGCGGCGTCGGCTGGGCACCGCTGCCTCCGATGGCGGCACACGTCCTCGCCCTCGGCGGAGGCATCGACCGGTTCTCCATGTCCGTGATGCTGTCGCTGCCCGACGACATCGACCGTGCGGGACTGGTCGCGACCCTGCAGACCGTCCTCGACCAGCACGACGTGCTGCGCTCCCGGCTCGACCGGGACGAGCCCGGCCTGTGGATCGAGTCGCCGGGCGGCACGGACGCCGACGCACTGCTGCGCGAGGTCACCGACCGCGACGCCGACGCGCACGCCGAGCTGGACGCGGCCGCGGGCCGCCTCGACCCGGACGCGGGCGTCATGGCGCAGTTCGTGTGGTTCACCTCCGACACCGGGGGAGGCAAGCTCCTCATCGTGCTGCACCACCTGGTCGTCGACGGGGTGTCGTGGCGGATCCTGGGACCGGCCCTCCTCTCGGCCTGGCAGCAGGTCAGGGACGGCCGTACCCCGCAACCGGCGGCGGGCACCTCGCTGCGCCGGTGGGCGCACGCCCTGGCCGAGGAGGCCGCCCGTCCGGAGCGGGAAGCGGAACTGCCCCTCTGGCAGGAGATCCTGCGCGGCACCGAGCCCGTGCTCGGCGCGCGGGCCCTGGACCGCACGCGTGACGTCGCGGCCACCGTCGACACGGTGCGCGTCCGCGTCCCGGCAGACGTCACGGAGACCCTGCTGACCACACTCCCCGCCGTGTTCCGCGGCAGGCCCGACGACGGGCTGCTCGCCGGGCTCGCACTGGCCCTCGCCCAATGGCGCCGGACACGGGGCGTGCCCGAATCCTCGACGCTGGTCCGGATGGAAGGACACGGCCGGGAAGAGCACGTGGTGCCCGGCGCGGACCTGTCGCGCACGGTCGGATGGTTCACCTCGCTGTACCCGGTGCGCCTCGACCTGGCCGGCATCGACGTGGCGGACGCCGTCGCGGGCGGCCCGGCCGCGGGCCGGGCGATCAAGGCCGTCAAGGAGCAGGTGCGGGCGGTGCCCGACAACGGCATCGGCTACGGCCTGCTGCGCCACCTCAACCCGCACACCGCCGCCGCCCTCGCCACCGAGCCGGAACCGCAGATCGGGTTCAACTACCTCGGACGGACCTCCGGCGCGGACATCCCCGAAGACCTGAGCGGCCTCGGCTGGGCACCGGACACCTCGCACCAGGATCTGATCGCCGCACCCGACGCCGACATGCCCGTGCTTTCGGCACTGGAGATCAACGCGGTGGCCGCCGACACCGGCGACGGCGACGAGCTGACCGCCTACCTCGCCTTCCCGACCGGTGTGCTCACCCGCGACGAAGTGACCGAGCTCGCCGACCTGTGGGTCAAGGCGCTCACCGCCCTGGCCCAGCACGCCACGGCACCCGAAGCGGGCGGGCTGACCCCCACCGACGCCCCCCTGGTCGACGTGAGCCAGGTGGAGATCGACACCTGGGAGAGCCGGTTCGGCAAGCTGACCGAGATCTGGCCGACGACCCCCACACAGTCCGGGATCCTGTTCCACACGATGCTGGCCGGTGCGTCGTTCGACCCGTACCACATCCAGTTGGTGTTCCAGTTGTCCGGCAAGGTCGACCCGGAGCGGATGCGCCAGGCCGGGCAGGCGCTCCTTGGGCGCTATCCCAACCTCCGTGCGGCGTTCGTCGACCGGGCCGACGGCGACTTCGTCCAGGCGGTGCCCGCCGCGGGAGTGACCCTGCCGTGGCGGTACCTCGACCTGACCGACGTCGGCGCGGCGGAGCGCACCGAGACGTTCGAGCGGTTCCTCACCGAGGACCGGGCCGCCCACTTCGACGTGGACACCCCGCCGCTGCTGCGGCTGGCGCTCGCCGTCCTCGAGCCCGGCCAGGCCGAACTGGTCCTTACCGTCCACCACACGCTGTCCGACGGCTGGTCCACGCCCCTGCTGATGCGGGACCTGCTGCTGCTCTACGCCTCCCACGGCGACCCGGCCGGTCTGCCCGCCACACGCAGCTTCGGCGAGTTCCTCGCCTGGCGCGCGCGGCAGGACCAGGACGAGGCGGCACGGGCGTGGGCGGCCGAGCTCGACGGCGTCGACGAGCCCACCCTGCTCGCCCCGGGATCCGAGGGCGGCGACGGCCTCGACCAGATCGAATTCGCCCTCCCCGACGACGTGTCCGACGAACTCGGCCGCCGCGCCTCCGAGCTGGGCGTCACCGTCAACACCCTCGTGCAGAGCGCCTGGGCGCTGCTGCTCGGCCAGCTCACCGGCCGCCAGGACCTGGTGTTCGGCGCCACGGTCTCCGGGCGCCCGCCCGCGGTGCCCGACGTCGAGACGATGGTCGGCATGTTCATCAACACGCTGCCCGTCCGCGTGCAGTACGCCCCCGGCGACACCCTCGCCGAGGTCGTGACCCGGCTCCAGCACCGACAGGCCGGCCTGATGGAGCACCATCACCACAGCCTCACGCAGATCCAGCAGTCCGTCGGCCTGCCGACGCTCTTCGACACACTGGTCGTGTTCGAGTCCTATCCGGTCGACCGGGAGGGCATCAGCGCCGCCACCGAAGCCGCGGACGGAATCGCCTTCACCGGCCTGCGCCCGACCAACGGCACCCACTACCCGCTGGCCCTGATGGCCGCGGCCGACACGCACCTGGAGTTCCTTCTCCAGTACACGCCCGGCCTCTTCGACCGGGACACGGTGCAGGCGTACGCGGCCCGCTTCGTGCGCATCCTGGAACAGTTGGCGGCCGCACCCGAACTGAAGGTCGCGCAGCTGAATGTCCTGGAGCCGGCCGAACGCGACCGACTCCTCATCGAGCTCAACGACACGGCCGCCCCCACTCCGGACGTCACGATCACCGGGCTCGTCGAGGCACAGGCGGCGCGGACCCCCGACGAGGTCGCCGTGGTCGCAGACGGCGCCTCCCTCACGTACCGGGAGGTGACCGCGCGGGCCGACCGCCTGGCGCGCGAACTGGCCGGACGCGGCGTCGGCCCGGAGTCGGTGGTCGCGGTCTCGCTGCCGCGGTCGGCGGACCTGGTCGTCGCCCTCCTCGCGGTCCTCAAGGCCGGCGGCGCGTACCTTCCGGTCGACCCCAGATACCCCAGCCACCGCCTCGCGGCCATCTTCGACGAGGCACGGCCGCACCTGGTCCTGACCCACTCCGCGACGGTCGCGGTGCTGCCCGGCCACAACGCCCCGGATGTCCTCCTCGACACGCTCGACCTGTCCGCAGACACCACCGGCATCGAACTGCAGCTCCACGCCGAGCAGTTGGCGTACGTGATGTACACCTCCGGCTCCACCGGCAAGCCCAAGGGCGTCGCCATCACCCACGCAGGCGTGGTCAACGGCGTGCTGCGGCTCGCCTCCCGCGTCGGGCTCGAGCCCGGCAAGCGGCTGCTTGCGGGCACGTCGATCAACTTCGACGTCTCGGCGTTCGAGATCTTCACCACCCTCGCCACCGGCGGCGTCGTCGAAGTGGTCCCAGACGTCCTGGTCCTGGGCGAGAAGAAGGGCTGGAGCGGCAGCGTCATCTCCACCGTGCCGTCCGCCTTCGCCGAACTCGTCGACGACATCGCCGACCGCACCAGCGTGGAGACCGTCGTCTTCGCCGGCGAAGCCCTGCCCTCCTCGCTCGTCGACAAGACCCGGAACGCCTTCCCGGGCGTGCGGATCGTCAACGCCTACGGGCAGAGCGAGTCGTTCTACGCCACCACCTTCACCGTCGACGGCGACACGCGGATCCCGACAGGCAACGCGCCCATCGGCACCCCGCTCGGCAACATGCGGACCTACATCCTCGGCCCCGGCCTGACCCCGGTGCCGCCGGGCGCGGTCGGCGAGCTGTACGTCGGCGGGATGGTGGGCCGCGGCTACCACGGCCGCGCCGCGCTGACCGCCGAGCGCTTCGTCGCCGACCCCTTCGGCCCGACCGGCGCGCGCATGTACCGCACCGGTGACCTGGCCCGATGGAACGACGAGGGCCAGCTGGAGTACGTGGGCCGCGGGGACGCGCAGGTCAAGGTGCGCGGCTTCCGCATCGAGCCCGCCGAGGTGGAGGCCGCGCTCACCGCGCATCCCGGCCTCGCACAGGCCGCCGTCATCGCCCGCGACGGGCGCGGCAGCAGCAAGCGACTGGTCGCCTACGTCGTGCCCGCCGCCACCGGCGACGGCACGACCGACGCCGCCTCCGGCCCGGAGACGAAGGAGCTGCACGCCTTCGTCGCGGAACGGCTGCCGGACTTCATGGTGCCGTCCGCCTTCGTGGTCCTCGACCGGCTGCCGCTCGCCCCGAACGGCAAGCTGGACCGGGCCGCGCTGCCCGAGCCGGAGTACACCACGACCGCCTACCGGGCACCTCGCACCGCCCGCGAGGAGACCCTGGCCGGGCTGTTCGCCGAGGTGCTCGGCGCGGACCGGGTCGGCATCGACGACAGCTTCTTCGAGCTCGGCGGGCACTCCCTGCTGGCCACCCGGCTGATCAGCCGCGCCCGCGCCGAGATGGAGATCGAGATACCGATCCGCAAGATCTTCGACCTGCCGACAGTGGCCGCGCTCGCGGCGTGGACGGAGGAATCGGCTGCTCCCCGTCGCCCCGCCCTGCGCAAGATGTTCACAGAGGAGTAA